Genomic DNA from Paracoccus aminophilus JCM 7686:
GCAGGCCAAAACCCTCGGCCCGGCTGGGCATCAAAAGCGCATGGGCCCGCTCCATCAGCGCGGCGACCTCCCCATCGCCGAGATCGCCGAATTCCTGCACCGCCGCCCCCGCAGGCAAGTGATCGAGACGCGCGAAAACCGCGTGATTTTCCCAGCCGCGCCGCCCGATGATCAGCAGCCGCGGCAGATCCGCGACAGGGAGGCGCTTGGCCAGAAGCGCCCAGGCATCCAGCAAGACGGCATGGTTCTTGCGCGGCTCGATCGTGCCAAGCGCGATGAACATCGGCCGCGTCAGATCGAGACCCGGCGGCAAGGCGGCAGAATCGGCAGGGACCGGGCGGGCGCCAATCGGCGTGACCGCAATCGGCGCCCGCCCGTGCACCGCAAGCCTGCCGCGCCACAGCGCAATTTGCGCGGCGCTGGCCTTGGACACGGTGAGGACCAGATCGGCCATGCCCGCCGCCACGGCGAAACGGTCGCGAAACTTCTCGCTCTGACCCTGACGGGTGAATTCGGGGTGGTCGAGCGGGATCGTGTCATGGATCATCACGACGCGGCGCAGGCCCTGAAGCCCGGCGAACACCTCGCGTCGCCAATTGGCGTGGCCGAGATTGAGATAGGCTGCCTCTGCCCCAAGATCGTGCAGCGCCTGCGCGGCAATCTTGCGAATAAAGCCGCGCTCGATCCGCAGCGCGTGGGCCGCCAAGACGCGGGTGGCACGATCCTTCAACGCCGTCCGGCCCGCCAAGCGATCGAGAAGCCCCGGCGCGGGCAGATCCGCGACCGCACCCTCGATCCAGTCGAGCAAAAGCGCGCCCGCCGTGGCGGGCAGCAAGGCCTGACCTCGCGGCACCCGGCAGAGCAGCAGATGCGGTTTGCCTTGGAGATGGCGCAGCCATTCCAGCTCGACCCGGTCGATGCCGGTCAGCGGTCCGCCACCAAGGCGTGAGACCAGCCTTGAGATGTCGAGCAGGATCCCCGGCTCAGCGGGCATATCCACCGGACTGATGCCAACGCCAGGCGTCGCGCACCATTTGCGCCATGGTCGAGCGCTCTGGCTGCCAGCCCAGCAAGGCCCGCGCCTTTTCGCTGCCCGAAACCAGCTTCACCGCATCGCCCGCCCGGCGCGGTCCCTCGTGATAGGGCACTTCGCGGTTGGTGATATGGTGCGACTGGTTGATCACTTCGCGCACGGAAAAACCGTTGCCGGTGCCGAGACAAAAGACCTCGACCCCCGGTGCGACCTTGTCCGCTTGCAGATGCTTGAGCCCAAGGACATGGGCCTCGACCAGATCCATGACATGGACATAGTCGCGGATGCAGGTGCCATCTTCTGTCGGATAATCCGTGCCAAAGATCGTCAGCTCGCCGCGCTTGCCCTCGATCGCATCGAGGATCAGCGGGATGAGATGAGTCTCGGGCTGATGGAACTCGCCGACCTCAGCCTCCGGATCGCCGCCCGCGACGTTGAAATAGCGAAAGATCACCGAGCGCAGCCCGTCGGAGGCGCCGAAATCCTTCAGCATATCCTCGATCGCGCGCTTGGAGGCGCCGTAGGCATTGATCGGCGCCTGCGCGGTGGTTTCATCGAGCATCACCCCGTCCTGATCGCCGTAAGTGGCGCAGGTCGAGGAGAAGACGAAATCGCGAATCCCGGCCGCCAGGGTCGCCTCGATCAGATTGAGCGAGCCGCCGACATTGGTGCGCCAGTATTTCCCCGGCTCGCGCATCGATTCGCCGACCTGGCTGAGGGCTGCGAAATGCATCACCGCGACCGGTTGGTGGAGG
This window encodes:
- a CDS encoding glycosyltransferase family 4 protein → MPAEPGILLDISRLVSRLGGGPLTGIDRVELEWLRHLQGKPHLLLCRVPRGQALLPATAGALLLDWIEGAVADLPAPGLLDRLAGRTALKDRATRVLAAHALRIERGFIRKIAAQALHDLGAEAAYLNLGHANWRREVFAGLQGLRRVVMIHDTIPLDHPEFTRQGQSEKFRDRFAVAAGMADLVLTVSKASAAQIALWRGRLAVHGRAPIAVTPIGARPVPADSAALPPGLDLTRPMFIALGTIEPRKNHAVLLDAWALLAKRLPVADLPRLLIIGRRGWENHAVFARLDHLPAGAAVQEFGDLGDGEVAALMERAHALLMPSRAEGFGLPLIEAARLGLPVLASPLPSTRELLGDWARYLSPDEPEAWAEAVAAMAQTPIQRLAPREIPDWPSHFDQVQRALLDLRD
- the galE gene encoding UDP-glucose 4-epimerase GalE, producing MAPKVLVTGGAGYIGSHACKALKAAGFEPVTFDNLCTGWREAVKFGPFEQGDLLDRARIDEVLALHQPVAVMHFAALSQVGESMREPGKYWRTNVGGSLNLIEATLAAGIRDFVFSSTCATYGDQDGVMLDETTAQAPINAYGASKRAIEDMLKDFGASDGLRSVIFRYFNVAGGDPEAEVGEFHQPETHLIPLILDAIEGKRGELTIFGTDYPTEDGTCIRDYVHVMDLVEAHVLGLKHLQADKVAPGVEVFCLGTGNGFSVREVINQSHHITNREVPYHEGPRRAGDAVKLVSGSEKARALLGWQPERSTMAQMVRDAWRWHQSGGYAR